One segment of Streptomyces sp. XD-27 DNA contains the following:
- a CDS encoding ComEC/Rec2 family competence protein encodes MTDTADAPRTRAPVHAAAASPRGAANPRQEGPADLRLVPPALAAWAAAALALDAPGGAVTAACTGAVLTACVLLWAAAHRRGAARRPGRGPGREAARMAPEHRAEGEDTPPPPDVDGGPAVPPSRARGPGRTDSPAGARGRNAGILVAIAMALLCAAAGGAVAGLRAAESHRGPVPELARRYGEATVQVTVTGDPRRARPRVRGAAQAPASVVFAAEATRVTALDGTVTTARVPVVVMVQPRGSAREAWLALLPSTRLRVSGRLAPPLRSADEAGAVIRVAGGGPPRVTGPPTTAQRVAGRLRAGLRTATDGLGADARALLPGLVVGDTSRVPPELEDAFRATDLTHLLAVSGSNLTLILALLIGPPRLAGRAERRGLAARLGVPLRTTALLGGGLTLAFVVVCRPEPSVLRAAACGLITLLAIGTGRSRSLLPALAAAVLALVLYDPWLARSYGFLLSVLATGALLALAPRWTAALCRRGWPPRLAQVLAAAAAAQAVCAPVVVVLAARVSLVAVPCNLLAEFAIGPATILGFAALATAPFALPVARALVWLAAWPVEWIAAVARTGAGLPGAEADWPGGWGGALLLAAVIGVAVPLGRRLPARRCASAACALLLLAVVLRPPPLTRFVTGWPPPGWLMVACDVGQGDALVLSAGDRSAVVVDTGPEPRAVDRCLRALGVERIPLLVLTHFHADHVAGLAGALRGRAVGAIETTALWEPRGQAESVHRLARAARIPVVVAVPGERRRIGPLSWEVLWPAGTTARLPVEGPNDASVALLVRSAELSLLLLGDLEPPAQQGLLAAHPALSHVDVVKVAHHGSAYQDPELIRRLSPRLAVISCGAQNPYGHPSPRTVAALRDAGAAVVRTDTDGAVAVVGSGAGLRAAVRGGRRSPPRSAGRRRARACTFA; translated from the coding sequence ATGACGGACACGGCGGACGCCCCGCGGACCCGGGCCCCGGTCCACGCGGCGGCGGCCTCGCCACGCGGTGCCGCGAACCCCCGGCAGGAGGGCCCGGCCGACCTGCGCCTGGTGCCGCCCGCCCTGGCCGCGTGGGCCGCGGCGGCCCTGGCTCTGGACGCCCCTGGCGGGGCGGTGACCGCGGCCTGCACCGGGGCGGTGCTGACGGCCTGCGTACTGCTCTGGGCCGCCGCCCACCGCCGGGGCGCGGCGCGGCGACCCGGCCGCGGCCCCGGACGCGAGGCGGCTCGGATGGCGCCCGAACACCGGGCAGAGGGCGAGGACACCCCTCCGCCGCCGGACGTGGACGGCGGACCCGCTGTCCCGCCGTCCCGGGCTCGGGGGCCGGGCCGGACGGACAGCCCGGCGGGCGCGCGGGGACGGAACGCGGGCATCCTCGTCGCCATCGCCATGGCGCTGCTCTGCGCCGCCGCCGGCGGAGCCGTGGCCGGGCTGCGGGCGGCGGAGTCCCATCGGGGGCCGGTGCCCGAACTTGCCCGGCGGTACGGCGAGGCCACCGTGCAGGTGACGGTGACCGGCGACCCACGGCGCGCCCGGCCACGGGTTCGCGGTGCCGCCCAGGCTCCGGCGTCCGTGGTGTTCGCCGCCGAGGCCACCCGCGTCACGGCGCTCGACGGTACGGTCACCACGGCTCGGGTGCCCGTCGTGGTCATGGTTCAGCCGCGCGGCAGCGCGCGGGAGGCGTGGCTCGCGCTGCTGCCGTCCACCCGCCTGCGGGTCTCCGGGCGGCTGGCACCGCCCCTGCGGAGCGCGGACGAGGCCGGCGCCGTCATCCGCGTCGCGGGCGGCGGACCGCCACGCGTCACCGGCCCGCCCACCACCGCACAGCGCGTCGCGGGACGGCTGCGGGCCGGGTTGCGCACCGCCACCGACGGGCTCGGCGCCGACGCGCGGGCGCTGCTGCCGGGCCTGGTCGTCGGCGACACCTCGCGGGTGCCGCCGGAGCTCGAGGACGCGTTCCGCGCCACGGATCTGACGCACCTGCTGGCGGTCAGCGGCAGCAATCTGACCCTGATTCTCGCCCTGCTCATCGGCCCACCGCGGCTCGCGGGGCGCGCCGAGCGGCGCGGCCTCGCCGCCCGGCTGGGTGTCCCGCTGCGTACGACGGCCCTGCTCGGCGGCGGGCTCACGCTCGCGTTCGTCGTGGTGTGCCGACCGGAGCCGAGTGTGCTGCGGGCGGCGGCCTGCGGGCTCATCACGCTCCTGGCGATCGGCACCGGCCGCAGCCGGTCCCTGCTCCCCGCGCTCGCCGCCGCCGTACTCGCCCTCGTCCTCTACGATCCGTGGCTTGCCCGGAGCTACGGGTTCCTGCTGTCCGTGCTGGCCACCGGTGCCCTGCTGGCCCTCGCGCCGCGCTGGACCGCCGCGCTGTGCCGCCGCGGGTGGCCGCCCCGCCTGGCGCAGGTCCTGGCGGCCGCGGCCGCCGCCCAGGCGGTGTGCGCGCCGGTGGTCGTGGTGCTGGCGGCCAGGGTGAGCCTGGTGGCCGTCCCCTGCAACCTGCTCGCCGAGTTCGCGATCGGACCCGCCACCATCCTCGGCTTCGCCGCACTCGCCACCGCGCCGTTCGCCCTGCCCGTGGCCAGGGCACTGGTATGGCTGGCGGCCTGGCCGGTGGAGTGGATCGCGGCAGTGGCCCGCACCGGAGCGGGCCTGCCCGGCGCGGAAGCCGACTGGCCGGGAGGCTGGGGCGGCGCGCTGCTGCTGGCCGCGGTGATCGGCGTGGCCGTGCCGCTGGGCCGCCGGCTGCCCGCCCGCCGGTGCGCCTCTGCCGCCTGCGCGCTCCTGCTGCTGGCCGTGGTGCTGCGCCCGCCTCCGCTGACCCGGTTCGTCACTGGCTGGCCGCCGCCCGGCTGGCTGATGGTGGCCTGCGACGTGGGCCAGGGAGATGCCCTGGTGCTGTCCGCCGGGGACCGCTCGGCCGTGGTCGTGGACACCGGGCCCGAGCCGCGCGCGGTCGACCGGTGCCTGCGCGCCCTCGGGGTCGAGCGCATCCCCTTGCTCGTGCTGACCCACTTTCACGCGGACCATGTCGCCGGGCTGGCGGGGGCGTTGCGGGGCCGTGCCGTCGGGGCCATCGAAACGACCGCCCTGTGGGAACCGCGCGGCCAGGCCGAGTCGGTGCACCGGCTGGCCCGGGCCGCCCGGATCCCGGTGGTGGTCGCGGTGCCCGGGGAGCGCCGCCGGATCGGCCCGCTGTCCTGGGAGGTGCTGTGGCCGGCCGGGACGACGGCGCGGCTCCCGGTGGAGGGGCCGAACGACGCGAGCGTGGCCCTGCTGGTCCGTAGCGCCGAGCTGTCACTGCTGCTCCTCGGCGATCTCGAACCCCCTGCCCAGCAGGGGCTGCTGGCCGCCCATCCCGCACTGTCGCACGTCGACGTCGTCAAGGTCGCCCATCATGGTTCGGCCTACCAGGACCCGGAACTGATACGCCGTCTGAGCCCGCGCCTCGCCGTGATCTCGTGCGGCGCGCAGAACCCCTACGGGCATCCGTCGCCCCGCACGGTGGCGGCCCTGCGGGACGCGGGGGCGGCCGTGGTCCGTACCGACACCGACGGCGCGGTCGCGGTCGTCGGCTCGGGGGCCGGGCTGCGGGCGGCGGTCAGGGGCGGCAGGCGGAGTCCGCCACGCTCTGCCGGTCGGCGCAGGGCACGTGCTTGTACATTCGCATGA